In a single window of the Anaerocolumna cellulosilytica genome:
- a CDS encoding DUF4397 domain-containing protein — MHYYTRYTSYPKMSYLQNRTGNLRVFHAVADAPNVDVYANDTLLVRDLTYGEYTEYLPVPNNNYRITLYEAGTRDNPLVSNMFMVTDDTMATIAAVGTLEDLGLLSIPDNMTNPSSGNAKVRFVHLSPDAPAVDITLQDGTVLLPDVSYKQMTQYIEVSPGDYTLEVRVAGTDVVALTVSDLDLEEDTLYSIYAIGLAEGTPELEAVLVIDQF, encoded by the coding sequence ATGCATTACTATACCAGATATACCAGTTATCCCAAGATGAGTTATTTGCAAAACCGAACGGGAAATCTAAGAGTTTTTCATGCCGTTGCGGATGCTCCTAATGTGGATGTCTATGCCAATGATACACTTTTGGTCAGAGATTTGACTTATGGAGAGTATACAGAGTATTTACCTGTTCCTAATAATAATTATAGAATAACCCTTTATGAAGCAGGAACAAGAGATAATCCATTAGTAAGTAATATGTTCATGGTAACAGATGATACCATGGCTACTATAGCAGCAGTGGGAACTTTGGAGGATTTAGGACTTTTATCTATTCCTGACAATATGACGAATCCGAGTAGCGGTAATGCCAAGGTTAGATTTGTACACTTATCACCGGATGCTCCGGCAGTTGATATAACGCTTCAGGATGGCACTGTTTTATTACCGGATGTATCCTATAAGCAAATGACTCAGTATATTGAAGTTTCTCCCGGAGATTATACTTTAGAGGTGCGAGTAGCAGGAACCGATGTTGTAGCACTTACAGTCTCTGATTTAGATTTAGAAGAAGATACTCTATATTCCATATATGCAATTGGTTTGGCAGAAGGAACGCCGGAATTAGAGGCAGTTTTGGTAATTGACCAGTTTTAA
- a CDS encoding YiiX/YebB-like N1pC/P60 family cysteine hydrolase, translating to MKKQIIKKAVIAVTALSLVFSVQAITSAASYYKNPEEIFTQEELDKQFESARSQKVYADSKHTSAYGTLSKSTQSSTGTYPTRSGVILVTEDKLKGIIPTGHAAIIWTSSTVVEALSKGVTTGPNDWNTTRNSCYGVTVIGTTAAQDTAAANWSYKQIGKPYNFNYLDKNTRSKFYCSQLVYAAYLDNYGINLDTSSFLTAIHPIELVQSASTRTIYKK from the coding sequence GTGAAAAAGCAAATCATCAAAAAAGCAGTTATAGCAGTAACTGCATTATCTTTAGTATTTTCTGTACAAGCAATTACTTCCGCAGCTTCTTACTACAAGAATCCGGAGGAAATATTTACTCAGGAAGAGCTTGATAAGCAGTTTGAGAGTGCAAGGAGTCAAAAAGTATATGCTGACAGTAAACATACTTCTGCTTATGGAACATTAAGTAAAAGTACGCAGTCATCTACCGGCACATATCCCACCAGAAGCGGTGTTATTCTGGTGACCGAGGACAAATTAAAAGGGATTATTCCTACAGGACATGCTGCAATTATCTGGACATCATCTACAGTCGTGGAAGCCTTATCGAAAGGTGTAACAACCGGTCCAAACGATTGGAATACTACCAGGAATTCCTGTTATGGTGTAACGGTTATCGGTACCACAGCAGCACAGGACACTGCAGCTGCTAATTGGAGCTACAAACAAATCGGCAAACCTTATAATTTTAATTACCTGGATAAGAACACCAGATCTAAGTTCTATTGTTCCCAGCTGGTTTATGCCGCATATTTAGACAATTACGGGATAAATCTTGACACCAGTTCATTCCTTACTGCAATTCATCCCATAGAATTAGTGCAATCCGCTAGTACCCGTACAATTTATAAGAAATAG